In a genomic window of Diabrotica undecimpunctata isolate CICGRU chromosome 2, icDiaUnde3, whole genome shotgun sequence:
- the LOC140435219 gene encoding uncharacterized protein: MITSAYWRVCLLFVACGCQSLVLDEEDLSNDYPIDELQHQTKTIRVLNGTPLTLKCHQEKARWYFKPCDSNFYGIVCNENRHWKKLTDETKGRIHFEAAKKVHNGIYRCSQNNMPIKLFIVDVFDPGYTGAPPQVYPLKISNITGPINMEFTIQCKVTSEVPPKIIWFKSCFGQKCDFRYHQTCYCHINTSISNYNTGNTYLSKYLIFNARDVDSGTYVCLALTQFGKDDQNVTINVPCKKSDSELYSLLFLIPFGLLLIPLVVWLCYYRKKKKSTIIIVDQQKKLLRTITQPKEII; encoded by the exons ATGATCACCTCTGCTTACTGGCgtgtttgtttattgtttgtCGCGTGCGGATGTCAAAGCCTCGTGTTGGACGAAGAAG ATTTATCCAACGACTATCCTATTGACGAACTGCAGCATCAAACCAAAACAATTAGAGTGTTGAATGGAACTCCTTTAACCTTAAAATGTCACCAAGAAAAGGCAAGATGGTATTTTAAG CCCTGCGATTCGAATTTCTATGGAATAGTATGTAATGAGAACCGCCACTGGAAAAAGCTGACCGATGAAACTAAAGGAAGAATACACTTTGAGGCTGCCAAAAAAGTTCATAACGGGATTTACCGATGTTCACAGAACAATATGCCGATAAAGTTATTTATTGTTGATGTTTTTG ATCCTGGCTATACTGGTGCACCTCCCCAAGTCTACCCCCTGAAAATATCCAACATAACAGGTCCAATAAACATGGAGTTTACAATCCAGTGCAAAGTAACCAGCGAAGTACCTCCCAAAATCATCTGGTTCAAGAGCTGTTTCGGACAAAAGTGCGACTTCAGATATCACCAAACGTGCTACTGTCACATCAACACGTCGATCTCTAACTATAACACAGGAAACACCTACCTCAGTAAATACCTCATTTTCAACGCAAGAGATGTAGATAGCGGCACCTACGTTTGTTTAGCACTCACGCAGTTCGGGAAGGACGACCAAAACGTGACTATAAATGTGCCGTGTAAAAAATCGGATAGTGAATTATATTCCTTGTTATTTTTAATACCGTTCGGGCTGTTGTTGATACCTTTAGTTGTGTGGTTATGTTattataggaagaagaagaaatctacTATCATAATCGTCGATCAACAAAAAAAGCTGCTTAGGACTATAACACAACCGAAAGAGATCATTTAA